From a region of the Armatimonadota bacterium genome:
- a CDS encoding SPFH domain-containing protein encodes MRNESNVLGDPYLLMMNLFLAQAENAGGAIVGLLCFGLFGLFVFFSGVFVVGQQHAFIIQRFGKFSRVARAGLNFKIPFLDMVAGKLSLQIRELDIPGQFKTSDNTFVTMILRVQYSVIPERASDAFYKLQSPEQQISAFVLNVVRGEVAKMQLRDVFEHQDTIGTAVNEQLSLSMAEFGFLIRNALVNEVRPADEVVTAMNRVVASENEKTAAKNQGEAQKLRTVLHAEAEAEAKRLQGEGIAAQREAIVKGLSVSVDSLRGAMPSADPQTLMNLVLINQYFDAMRDIAQGDKAKVIFVPSGAGAYRDVSDQLFQSFVNAAETTNVPIPPSLGKKKQGDEVVVPPPAPHV; translated from the coding sequence GTGCGAAATGAATCTAATGTGCTGGGTGATCCGTATCTATTGATGATGAACTTGTTTCTAGCGCAAGCGGAAAATGCGGGCGGGGCCATTGTAGGATTGCTCTGCTTCGGTCTCTTTGGACTCTTCGTGTTTTTCAGCGGGGTTTTCGTGGTCGGGCAGCAGCACGCCTTTATCATCCAGCGATTCGGGAAATTCTCTCGGGTTGCGCGGGCGGGCTTGAACTTCAAGATTCCGTTCTTGGATATGGTGGCTGGCAAGCTATCGCTTCAGATTCGAGAGCTTGATATTCCCGGTCAGTTTAAGACGAGCGATAACACGTTTGTCACGATGATCTTACGAGTGCAGTACTCGGTCATTCCGGAACGAGCTTCTGATGCGTTCTACAAGCTCCAATCGCCAGAACAGCAGATCAGTGCCTTTGTTTTGAACGTCGTAAGAGGCGAGGTCGCAAAGATGCAACTTAGGGATGTTTTTGAACATCAGGATACGATTGGCACTGCCGTTAACGAGCAACTTTCGCTCTCGATGGCGGAGTTCGGATTCTTGATCCGTAACGCGCTAGTAAACGAAGTTCGTCCGGCTGACGAAGTTGTCACCGCAATGAACCGAGTTGTTGCTTCAGAGAATGAGAAGACTGCGGCTAAGAACCAGGGCGAGGCTCAGAAGCTTCGAACTGTTCTTCATGCTGAGGCAGAGGCGGAAGCGAAGAGGTTGCAGGGTGAAGGTATCGCCGCTCAACGCGAAGCGATTGTGAAGGGGCTTTCAGTTTCGGTCGATAGTTTACGCGGGGCGATGCCCAGTGCCGATCCACAGACGTTGATGAACTTGGTTTTGATCAACCAGTATTTTGACGCTATGCGAGATATCGCTCAGGGCGATAAGGCGAAGGTGATCTTTGTTCCGAGTGGGGCAGGTGCTTACCGAGACGTGAGCGATCAGTTGTTCCAGTCGTTTGTCAATGCTGCGGAGACGACGAACGTGCCGATTCCGCCTTCATTGGGCAAGAAGAAGCAGGGCGATGAAGTGGTTGTGCCACCTCCAGCGCCTCACGTCTGA